A stretch of the Papaver somniferum cultivar HN1 chromosome 6, ASM357369v1, whole genome shotgun sequence genome encodes the following:
- the LOC113289956 gene encoding F-box/LRR-repeat protein At3g59210-like, with product MDLTLKFFSGCPVLEQLSLDKCSWGDMVVSILFPVLKCLSITNYSGTPHLEGSRVKIHAPNLVSLNYVETVNKTSDLTSCSSLADSNIHFPYLYQYFPERRGQVCSRTAKLLAGLSNVKLLKLSGETFEALSFADERLANLCSFNNLIHLEVSSAMRCSTLRALFDLLLTSRNLKSLVFAEDFNGTSPFHLDVDDDSDSLIQSLMGQCLLLHLESVEFKKFNGHPRELDVVKLFLRNAVVLKRLFVEDSSCSRNKKNVIQQLQNIPRGSKNCVVRFSTSSCVSYLYK from the exons ATGGATTTGACTTTGAAATTCTTTTCTGGCTGCCCTGTCTTGGAGCAGTTGAGTTTAGACAAATGCAGTTGGGGTGATATGGTTGTATCTATATTATTTCCTGTCTTGAAGTGCTTATCCATTACTAATTACAGTGGTACACCTCATTTAGAAGGTTCTAGGGTTAAGATTCATGCTCCAAATCTAGTTTCCCTCAATTATGTTGAAACTGTAAATAAGACTTCTGATTTGACTAGCTGTTCATCACTAGCTGATTCAAATATTCACTTTCCATATTTGTACCAATATTTTCCTGAAAGAAGGGGACAAGTTTGTTCTAGAACAGCTAAGCTTCTTGCTGGGCTTTCTAATGTCAAGCTTCTTAAATTGTCAGGCGAAACATTTGAG GCTCTTTCCTTCGCGGATGAACGTTTagccaatttatgctcatttaaCAATTTGATCCATCTGGAAGTGTCTTCAGCTATGCGTTGTTCGACTTTAAGAGCATTATTTGACCTTCTGCTGACCTCGCGTAATCTAAAGTCACTTGTCTTTGCTGAG GACTTTAACGGAACCTCACCCTTTCATCTGGATGTCGATGATGACAGTGATAGTCTGATACAAAGTTTAATGGGTCAGTGTCTGTTGCTTCACCTCGAATCAGTTGAGTTCAAGAAATTTAATGGGCACCCGAGGGAGCTGGACGTTGTAAAATTATTCTTAAGGAATGCAGTAGTTCTGAAGAGGTTGTTTGTCGAAGATTCTTCATGTTCGCGGAATAAGAAGAATGTTATCCAGCAGCTGCAAAACATTCCCAGAGGTTCCAAAAACTGTGTAGTTAGGTTCTCAACTTCAAGCTGTGTTTCGTACCTTTATAAATGA